A stretch of the Vigna radiata var. radiata cultivar VC1973A chromosome 7, Vradiata_ver6, whole genome shotgun sequence genome encodes the following:
- the LOC106767211 gene encoding selenoprotein F — protein MELKLEIQAFSPPLLSPVRLEEMKGLMGGYGVALIVVVSVLSLRTSSEQLSSRECENLGFTGLALCSDCNTLSQYVKDEELVSDCLKCCTEDSDDATTKITYSGALLEVCMRKLVFYPEVVSFIEEEKDQFPSVKVQYVFNSPPKLIMLDDEGQQKETIRIDNWKREHILQFLREKVKRLASD, from the exons ATGG AATTGAAGTTAGAGATCCAAGCCTTTTCACCTCCCTTACTGTCACCGGTTCGATTGGAAGAGATGAAGGGTTTGATGGGTGGCTATGGCGTTGCCCTCATTGTGGTGGTGTCGGTGTTGAGTTTACGTACGTCATCGGAGCAACTCAGTTCGAGAGAATGCGAGAATCTTGGTTTCACTGGACTTGCCTTGTGCTCTGACTGTAACACTCTCTCCCAGTATGTCAAAGACGAAG AGTTGGTATCGGATTGTCTCAAGTGTTGCACGGAAGACTCCGATGATGCCACTACCAAG atTACGTACTCTGGAGCTTTGCTGGAGGTCTGCATGAGAAAACTTGTTTTCTACCCTGAAGTTGTTAGCTTTATTGAAGAGGAAAAAGATCAATTTCCATCAGTAAAAGTTCAATACGTTTTTAACTCTCCACCAAAGCTGATTATGCTGGATGATGAGGGTCAACAAAAGGAAACAATCAG GATTGATAATTGGAAGCGTGAGCATATACTGCAGTTCCTGCGAGAGAAGGTGAAGCGTCTGGCTTCTGATTGA
- the LOC106765987 gene encoding uncharacterized protein LOC106765987, producing MENQGEVQKGMKANIQQLKGQMSQILEALNALQDPGDSWAPRPQQRASKAQTFPPYGLPPNYTPPSGEDLGHADTQEVKDNAVEAEDKLGANTVIIHGETTQSGMANVIMTKQPEMKSSHYVVAPTDVEKLEMLEKKLRAIEGEGSFEFGDARKLCLVPDVVIPPKFKLPEFEKYRGKTCPRSHITMYCRKMTAYTHDEKLLIHFFQESLTGVTLCWYMRLEPTHICSWKDLVDAFIRQYKYNKHLRPDRLQLQNMVKNESESFREYAQRWREIVAQVEPPLSDKEMTSIFLNTLQPPFYEHMISSVSSSFADIVVIGERVEGGVRNGKIALAPNMVASLNEYGPRREKNRKPKTNSHFTTYSQTSHSYGSNRAVEQRKYNRNEKVVNFTPIPMTYTELLPDLLRNNLIKEHVSIQQRHARL from the exons atggagaaccaaggagaagttcaaaAGGGGATGAAAGCCAATATTCAACAACTGAAGGGACAAATGAGCCAAATTCTAGAGGCTTTGAATGCATTACAAGACCCTGGAGATTCGTGGGCACCGCGACCGCAACAGAGAGCATCGAAGGCACAAACTTTCCCTCCTTATGGTCTTCCTCCAAACTACACTCCACCCTCAGGAGAGGACTTGGGACATGCTGACACCCAAGAGGTCAAAGATAACGCAGTTGAAGCAGAAGACAAGCTTGGAGCAAACACTGTCATAATTCATGGGGAGACAACCCAGTCAGGTATGGCAAACGTGATAATGACAAAACAACCCGAGATGAAGTCTTCACATTATGTTGTTGCACCAACAGATGttgaaaaattagaaatgcTTGAGAAGAAGTTGAGAGCTATAGAGGGCGAAGGAAGTTTTGAATTTGGAGACGCTAGAAAATTATGCTTAGTTCCAGACGTGGTGATACCTCCAAAGTTCAAGTTGCCAGAGTTTGAGAAATATCGAGGAAAAACTTGCCCAAGGAGCCACATAACCATGTACTGCAGAAAAATGACAGCCTATACTCATGATGAAAAACTTTTGATTCACTTCTTCCAGGAAAGCTTAACTGGTGTGACTCTATGTTGGTACATGCGCTTAGAACCAACTCACATCTGCTCATGGAAAGATCTGGTTGATGCATTCATAAGGCAgtacaaatataataaacacCTAAGACCTGACAGATTACAATTGCAGAACATGGTGAAGAACGAGTCTGAATCGTTCAGAGAATATGCCCAAAGGTGGAGAGAAATTGTTGCTCAAGTAGAACCTCCTCTAAGTGACAAGGAGATGACATCCATATTTTTGAATACTCTACAACCACCATTTTATGAGCACATGATAAGCAGTGTATCCTCAAGTTTTGCTGATATAGTGGTAATTGGAGAAAGAGTCGAGGGTGGCGTAAGAAACGGAAAAATTGCACTAGCCCCAAATATGGTAGCGAGTCTGAACGAGTATGGTCCTAGGCGcgagaaaaatagaaaaccaaaGACTAATTCACATTTTACTACCTACTCCCAGACGTCACATTCTTATGGGTCCAATCGAGCCGTGGAGCAGAGAAAGTACAATCGTAATGAGAAGGTCGTTAATTTCACTCCTATCCCCATGACCTATACAGAGTTGCTACCAGATCTGCTGCGTAACAACCTCATAAAG GAGCACGTGAGCATTCAACAGAGGCATGCAAGGCTTTAA
- the LOC106765985 gene encoding peptidyl-tRNA hydrolase 2, mitochondrial-like: protein MELTWLSTILVGAGYLALGYFIGSQYPPRFIFSRKLLTKHNDATLFNDTNNKRNSKSKLKDPLQIEQLADILKDPLQKSFLFLQILVVRNDLKMGKGKIVTQCRYLLGLYKKLLNRAPKALNRWEMSAQPKVVVKIESEEDMLAMQVSII, encoded by the exons ATGGAACTGACATGGTTGAGTACCATTCTGGTGGGAGCTGGTTATCTTGCTTTGGGCTACTTCATTGGTTCTCAGTATCCTCCTCGTTTCATCTTCTCACGTAAATTATTGACCAAACACAACGATGCTACACTTTTCAACGATACCAACAATAAGAGAAACAGTAAGTCCAAACTCAAAGACCCCCTTCAGATTGAACAACTAGCTGACATTCTCAAAGACCCTCTTCAAAAATCGTTCCTTTTTCTGCAGATTCTCGTTGTCAGAAATGATCTTAAAATGGGTAAAGGGAAGATTGTTACTCAGTGTAGGTATTTA TTAGGTCTCTATAAAAAGCTCCTTAATCGAGCACCAAAGGCGTTGAATAG GTGGGAGATGTCTGCACAACCAAAGGTTGTTGTCAAAATTGAAAGTGAAGAAGATATGCTTGCTATGCAGGTGAGTATTATTTAG